A window from Chitinophaga filiformis encodes these proteins:
- a CDS encoding family 43 glycosylhydrolase, whose product MKNDLFTSTIVAIALLAAGCNKKQSEGITQLSLPKTIAVAPPLGTLEDSAIYRIRGVSSLPAGPVVEVTGNSTAEGAKIQQWGWFPNNGQKWRLIKTDATYYKLVNVTSNKCLQSPSATSGDILQQGTDDGSDAQRWAIAYSGSNNVFSLTNKQTGMKMVVDPEDTVPGRKIRQKSSVTGTQDLFEFRNLNFQNPLIAASRPDPFIAQRDGYYYFLYTKGNKIGITKTPSVSLLAAMTETIVWTPPTGTAYSSNIWAPELHFLSGKWYIYFAADDAGGDDNHRMFVLENPNADPTTGTWTFKGKISDSSDQWAIDGSVLTIGTKNYFIWSGWESVATKYKQYIYLAPMSNPWTISGPRVAISSPTNTWEKYEPSSIGLGVNEGPIMLQKDASSPVFIIYSASRYTSDNYCLAQIQLTNGGDPTVAANWINKKQVFVRNDANNVYGPGHNGFFTSSYTDANNVLHTENWFVYHARSVAATTNGGRPARIQKLTWNSDGSPNFGVAGATGVDMPIPIGD is encoded by the coding sequence ATGAAAAACGACCTATTTACCAGTACTATTGTTGCCATCGCATTGCTTGCGGCCGGTTGTAACAAAAAGCAATCGGAGGGCATTACCCAGCTGAGCCTCCCTAAAACTATCGCCGTTGCACCTCCATTGGGAACACTGGAGGATAGTGCTATCTATCGCATCAGGGGGGTCTCTTCATTGCCAGCCGGCCCCGTAGTTGAAGTGACCGGCAACTCAACGGCTGAAGGTGCAAAAATTCAGCAATGGGGATGGTTTCCCAATAACGGACAGAAATGGAGACTTATAAAGACCGATGCCACTTATTATAAGCTGGTCAATGTTACCAGTAATAAATGCCTTCAGTCGCCATCGGCTACTTCCGGCGATATATTACAGCAGGGAACTGATGATGGTTCTGATGCACAACGCTGGGCCATTGCCTATTCCGGCAGTAACAATGTTTTTTCACTGACCAACAAGCAAACAGGTATGAAAATGGTTGTTGATCCTGAAGATACTGTACCCGGGAGAAAAATCAGACAGAAAAGTAGCGTAACAGGTACGCAGGATCTCTTTGAATTTCGTAACCTTAATTTTCAAAATCCTTTAATTGCTGCCAGTCGCCCTGATCCCTTCATCGCGCAAAGAGACGGCTATTATTATTTCCTGTATACGAAAGGCAATAAGATAGGCATTACGAAGACCCCATCCGTATCATTACTAGCGGCTATGACTGAGACCATTGTCTGGACCCCTCCCACAGGTACAGCGTATTCATCTAATATATGGGCGCCTGAATTACATTTCCTGTCAGGCAAGTGGTATATATATTTCGCTGCTGATGATGCCGGAGGCGATGATAATCACCGTATGTTCGTGTTGGAGAATCCCAATGCTGACCCTACAACCGGAACATGGACATTCAAAGGAAAGATATCCGATTCATCTGATCAATGGGCTATTGACGGTTCTGTGCTGACCATTGGCACTAAAAATTACTTCATATGGTCGGGCTGGGAGAGTGTGGCCACCAAGTATAAACAATACATTTACCTTGCTCCTATGTCTAATCCCTGGACTATCAGCGGTCCCAGGGTAGCGATATCATCGCCTACCAATACCTGGGAAAAATATGAGCCCAGTTCAATAGGGCTTGGCGTGAATGAAGGTCCCATCATGCTACAGAAAGATGCCAGCAGCCCGGTTTTCATTATATATTCAGCCAGCCGTTACACGAGCGATAATTATTGCCTGGCGCAAATACAGTTAACAAACGGAGGTGATCCCACCGTTGCGGCCAACTGGATAAATAAGAAGCAGGTGTTTGTCAGAAATGATGCTAACAATGTTTATGGACCAGGACACAATGGCTTTTTCACCAGTAGTTATACCGACGCAAACAATGTGTTGCATACCGAAAACTGGTTTGTATATCATGCGCGCAGTGTAGCCGCAACTACAAACGGCGGCAGACCGGCAAGAATACAAAAACTGACATGGAATTCGGATGGATCACCAAACTTTGGGGTGGCCGGAGCGACGGGTGTTGATATGCCTATTCCGATAGGGGATTGA